Proteins encoded by one window of Arachis ipaensis cultivar K30076 chromosome B04, Araip1.1, whole genome shotgun sequence:
- the LOC107635778 gene encoding NAC domain-containing protein 83, protein MEGRGSSFVKNGELRLPPGFRFHPTDEELVVQYLKRKVFSCPLPASFIPEVDICKSDPWDLPGDLEQERYFFSTREAKYPNGNRSNRATNSGYWKATGLDKHIATSKGHQLIGMKKTLVFYRGKPPYGSRTDWIMHEYRLVSHPHLLPMQNWVLCRIFFKRRAPATAKNVLLDHNSHSASASEEAFTISHEGSNSKVVFYDFLAQNRADLNRVTPPASSTSGTSGITTESDEHEDSSSCNNFPFFRCSKHQSGRKPTGIKDILNLNLKSIPFYSY, encoded by the exons ATGGAGGGGAGAGGGAGTAGTTTTGTGAAGAATGGGGAGCTGAGATTGCCTCCAGGATTCCGGTTTCACCCGACGGATGAAGAGCTGGTGGTTCAATACTTAAAGCGCAAGGTCTTCTCCTGCCCGTTGCCGGCCTCTTTCATTCCTGAGGTTGATATTTGCAAGTCCGATCCATGGGATTTACCAG GTGATTTGGAGCAAGAGAGGTACTTCTTCAGCACGAGGGAGGCCAAATACCCCAACGGGAACCGATCCAACAGAGCCACCAACTCGGGCTACTGGAAAGCCACGGGCTTGGACAAACACATCGCAACTTCAAAAGGCCACCAACTTATTGGCATGAAGAAGACTCTCGTCTTTTACAGAGGCAAGCCTCCTTATGGATCAAGAACAGATTGGATCATGCACGAGTATCGCCTTGTCTCCCACCCCCACCTGCTTCCCATGCAAAATTGGGTTCTCTGTCGCATATTCTTCAAGAGGAGAGCACCTGCTACTGCTAAGAATGTTCTACTGGATCACAATTCCCATTCGGCATCAGCATCAGAAGAGGCCTTCACCATCAGCCATGAGGGCAGCAACTCTAAGGTGGTTTTCTACGATTTCTTGGCACAGAACAGGGCTGATTTGAACCGCGTGACCCCTCCTGCTTCTTCGACCTCTGGCACCAGTGGAATCACCACCGAATCCGATGAGCATGAAGACAGCAGTAGCTGCAACAACTTTCCTTTTTTCAG ATGTAGCAAGCATCAATCCGGCAGGAAACCGACCGGCATTAAAGATATTTTAAATCTGAATTTGAAGAGTATCCCCTTCTACTCATACTAG